Proteins encoded in a region of the Chitinophagaceae bacterium genome:
- a CDS encoding DUF481 domain-containing protein has protein sequence MKVKLKLFSIFVMLIFLLSGHSALSQILNVEKIRLESDTVVRFGVDAGLSFNIYNRTARADEPVRSLSFKTNLDLTLSSPKHAYLLLNSLRYLSINESPFISTAYSHFRANFFKENTLSYELFAQYQYDLQRFLDHRYLVGSGMRLRFIEGDVFTVWAGVGAMYEIEEWDNPLEEGVVIRRMLKNTNYLSTKMHITDWVSFTTIVYFQWGYDGIDEELRSRIHTDNVLEFEILENFSFTTTFQGSYDTNPVIPVTNFIYNLNNGFTLKF, from the coding sequence ATGAAGGTGAAGTTGAAGCTTTTTTCAATATTTGTAATGCTTATTTTTTTACTCAGTGGCCACTCTGCTCTTTCTCAGATTTTAAATGTTGAAAAGATAAGGTTAGAGTCTGATACTGTTGTTAGATTTGGAGTTGATGCAGGTTTGAGTTTTAATATATACAACCGGACAGCAAGAGCTGATGAACCGGTTCGTTCGCTTTCTTTCAAAACAAATCTTGATTTGACTTTAAGCAGCCCCAAACATGCTTATTTATTATTAAATAGTCTTCGTTATCTGTCCATAAATGAATCTCCATTTATCAGCACTGCTTACAGTCATTTTAGAGCTAATTTTTTCAAGGAAAATACCTTAAGTTATGAGTTATTTGCCCAGTATCAGTATGATTTACAAAGATTTTTAGATCATCGGTATCTGGTAGGGAGTGGTATGAGATTACGGTTTATTGAAGGAGATGTGTTTACGGTTTGGGCAGGAGTTGGCGCAATGTATGAAATTGAAGAATGGGATAATCCGTTAGAGGAAGGTGTAGTAATTAGAAGGATGTTAAAAAACACGAATTATTTGAGTACAAAAATGCATATAACTGATTGGGTTAGCTTTACAACTATCGTCTATTTTCAATGGGGATATGACGGTATTGATGAAGAGCTTAGAAGCAGGATTCACACGGATAATGTACTGGAATTTGAAATTTTAGAAAACTTTTCTTTTACTACTACTTTTCAGGGAAGCTATGATACTAATCCCGTTATTCCGGTTACCAATTTTATTTATAACCTGAACAATGGTTTCACTTTAAAATTTTAA
- a CDS encoding ABC transporter ATP-binding protein: MLVAENIKKAYGSLEVLKGINLVVEKGEIVSIVGASGAGKSTLLHILGTLDRMDTGSLKINDTEVFNLSNKQLANFRNKEIGFIFQFHHLLPEFTAIENVCIPAFIAGKSKTLTEKRAEELLDLAGLKDRMHHKPSALSGGEQQRVAVARALINNPSIILADEPSGNLDSENAKMLHQQFFELRESFNQTFIIVTHNPDLADKTDRKLVIHDGMIE; this comes from the coding sequence ATGCTGGTTGCTGAAAATATAAAAAAGGCCTATGGCTCGCTTGAAGTTCTAAAAGGAATCAACCTGGTGGTTGAGAAAGGTGAAATAGTTTCCATTGTTGGTGCCTCAGGTGCCGGCAAATCAACTTTATTGCACATATTGGGCACTCTTGACAGAATGGATACAGGCAGTCTTAAAATCAACGATACGGAGGTTTTTAATTTAAGTAATAAGCAGCTGGCCAACTTCAGGAATAAAGAGATCGGTTTTATCTTTCAGTTTCACCATTTATTACCGGAATTTACAGCCATAGAAAATGTTTGTATACCTGCTTTTATTGCGGGTAAATCAAAAACTCTTACCGAAAAAAGAGCTGAAGAACTCCTGGACTTAGCCGGCTTGAAAGATAGAATGCATCATAAGCCTTCAGCACTTTCAGGGGGTGAGCAGCAAAGAGTGGCCGTTGCCAGAGCTTTAATAAACAATCCGTCTATAATTTTAGCCGACGAACCTTCCGGAAACTTAGATTCGGAAAATGCAAAAATGCTTCATCAACAATTTTTTGAACTCCGGGAAAGCTTTAATCAGACTTTCATAATAGTCACTCATAATCCTGATCTAGCTGACAAAACAGACCGAAAGTTAGTTATACACGATGGAATGATAGAGTAA